The following are encoded in a window of Pseudomonadota bacterium genomic DNA:
- a CDS encoding gamma-glutamyl-gamma-aminobutyrate hydrolase family protein, producing the protein MNRHLPLPLVGIPCCVKQIDIHPFHAVGEKYINAVAHGAGTMPLMIPAFGGGADLDALDTLVDLDDLLDRLDGVFLTGSLSNVEPHHYGGHEPRPTTARDPQRDALTLKLIHHTIARGMPLMAVCRGIQELNAALGGTLFQHVEEVPGRFDHRADETKPREEQYAPAHTIDVTPGGVLHKITGETHYTVNSIHGQGIDRVADCLTVEAVAPDGQVEAVSHRDAPGFMLGVQWHPEWRFDERPADRALFTAFGDACRAYADAKRDASDDNRRGQVA; encoded by the coding sequence GCTGGTCGGCATCCCCTGTTGTGTCAAACAGATCGATATCCACCCGTTCCACGCGGTCGGCGAGAAGTACATCAACGCCGTCGCGCACGGCGCGGGTACCATGCCGCTCATGATCCCGGCATTCGGCGGCGGCGCCGACCTCGATGCGTTGGACACGCTGGTCGACCTGGACGATCTGCTCGACCGCCTCGACGGCGTCTTCCTGACCGGCAGCCTCTCTAATGTCGAGCCGCATCACTATGGCGGCCACGAACCGCGGCCGACGACGGCGCGCGATCCACAACGCGACGCGCTGACCCTGAAGCTGATCCATCACACGATCGCGCGGGGCATGCCGTTGATGGCGGTGTGCCGCGGCATCCAGGAACTGAATGCCGCGTTAGGCGGCACGCTGTTCCAGCATGTCGAAGAGGTGCCCGGCCGGTTCGATCACCGGGCCGATGAGACGAAGCCGCGCGAGGAACAGTACGCGCCCGCCCACACCATCGACGTCACGCCAGGCGGTGTGCTGCACAAGATCACCGGCGAGACGCATTACACCGTCAACTCGATCCACGGCCAGGGCATCGACCGGGTCGCCGATTGTCTGACCGTCGAGGCGGTGGCGCCGGACGGCCAGGTCGAGGCGGTCAGCCATCGCGACGCCCCGGGCTTCATGCTGGGTGTCCAATGGCATCCGGAGTGGCGCTTCGACGAACGGCCGGCCGACCGCGCCCTGTTCACCGCGTTCGGCGACGCGTGCCGGGCCTATGCGGACGCCAAGAGGGATGCTTCCGATGACAACCGACGCGGCCAAGTGGCTTAA